The genomic segment ACACCAACGATGGCAAGGAAATCTCTTCATTCAGCCGTAAATTTGGTGCACTTCTCGATGCAAAACTCGCCGCAAAAGGTTTAGCTAACCAAGCCGATGCCAAAGCACGTCTGCATTTATTTTTTCCAACCTTAGAGCGTGTTTATATCGGCTTTACCCGCCCTGATTTTTCTGTGAACTGGCCGCTGGGCATTCCACGCCTGCGTATGCCAACCGACGCCCCAAGCCGCTCCACCTTAAAACTGGCTGAAGCGTTTATGATTTTGGTGCCCGAATCAGCACAGGTAAAACCTGGCATGAGTGCCGTGGATTTAGGCGCGGCACCCGGCGGCTGGACTTGGCAAATGGTCAGCCGAGGCTGCACCAAGATTTTTGCTATTGATAACGGCCCCATGAAAGGCAGTATGGCCATTCACCCCAGCGTAAAACATCTGCGTGAAGATGGTTTCAGATATCGCCCCAAAAGCCCGGTGGACTGGCTAGTTTGCGATATGGTTGAACAGCCCGCCCGTATTGCTGCGCTCATTTCAGACTGGCTGGTAAAAGGCCATGCCCGTCAGGCTATTTTTAACTTTAAACTGCCCATGAAAAAACGCTGGAATGAACTGCAGCGCTGCCTTGATATTATTGATGATGCGCTCGATGGTGCAGGGATCCGCTATCAGATCCGCGCCCGCCATCTTTATCACGACCGTGAAGAAGTCACCTGTTATTTAACCAAAATTAAGCGCTAATTATTGCATTGCGTGAGGGGCTGCCACAGTCCCTTGCGCAAAATCCGTCTATTTTTAAAGAGAGTTGGTCCATTGTTCATCACTAAGCAACAGGGGTATCGCATGTTTAAAGAATTCAAAGAATTTGCAATGCGCGGTAATGTGATCGACTTGGCCGTCGGTATTATCATTGGTGCGGCATTCGGTAAGATTGTTGATTCACTGGTAAAAGATATCATCATGCCGCCGATTGCCATGCTCATGGGCAAGGTCGATTTTGCTAATTTGTATTTTTTATTATCCGAAGGTAAAACCCCAGCGCCTTACGCTACCTTAGATGCGGCTCAAAAAGCCGGAGCGGTCACATTAAACTACGGCGTATTTATTAATGTGCTGATCAGCTTTGTCATCGTGACCTTTGCCGTGTTCTTAGTCATTAAAGGCCTAAACAAACTGAAACGGGAAGAAGCAAGCGCGCCTGCCGCACCTGCTGTTACACCTGAAGATATCGAACTATTGCGCGAGATTCGCGATTTACTTAAAAAGTAAACGCTTACTTTTTAAATTTAAAGCATGGGCATTTGCCCATGCTTTCATTCCTTTTTTATCCTTACTCACTTTTCACCCGCGCTTCCTGCAATATCGCTCCATCTGGCTTATTGGGCAAAGCGATTTCTGGTTTCAGTCGGCTGGCTACAGATAAATCCACCGCATGAATGGGCAAGTCAGACCCTTTGCCCGCAATGCACACTTTATTTCTGCCTGTCCGCTTAGCCTCTAATAAAGCCATATCCGCGATATGAACTAACTCGCTAAAATCAACCGGCCCAAAAGCTGAAGCCAGCCCAAAACTCGCCGTAAACACAGGTAAGCCCGCCACAGCAATCCGCCCTTCCAGCGCGGCCCTTATACGCTCCAGTCCGCACAAACCGCCAGCCTCATCAGTATTTGGAAACACCACCACAAATTCTTCACCACCAAACCGCCCCACCAAATCCCCTGGGCGCAAAGCTTCTTTCATCACACGGGCAAATAAGCGCAAGGCCCGATCGCCCGTATCATGCCCGTAGCTGTCATTTAAGCGCTTAAAGTGATCAATATCTGCAAAAGCAATACAGGCAGGCTCGGGCATGACCAGCACTCTGGCCGCTTGATTTTCTAAGCTGCGGCGATTAAGCAAGCCTGTAAGCGGATCAGTGCGCGCTTGCAATTGTGATTCGCTCATTACCCGCAGCACCCCTAAGCGCATGCCCGCGTGAGCCGCAATCGCTGTTGCCCTGAGCATTTCATCCTCATCCGGCAAATGCCGCGCTGGGCCAACAATATGCATAATCCCAACGGCCTGCCCAATGCTGGTCAGGGGAATACACACGGCCGAGCACTCTCCACCTGCTCTGCCGCGCATATAGCGACATACATCCAAAGCGCTGGCATCTTCAAATTTCTGCACCTGTCCGCGGCGAAAAGCCAAGCATTGCACGGGTGATTTAACCCCGCAGCCAGACTCTGCCGAATAATTTTCACTGCGGGACATCACAGATAAATGCGCGGTACTGGAATCGGACATCAGCAGCGCCGTCGACCGCTGAGGCAGGCCCTGCTCAATGGCTTCAGAAACAATTCCGGCTGCATCACTATCGTTTTCGACCAGCTCCAGCGCGCGGTGCACCTCAGACGTAAAATCCTGCAATGCTGCATCCCGGATCAGGGCCTGCTCACGCTGCAGGGTAATTCTCTGAAACCGCCCGCTCATCATCACCGCCAGCCATATCACCAAGGGAATGGCAATCAGCAGGGAAAACAGCACAATACGCCCCAACTCTCTTACCGAAGCAAACGCCTCCCCGGTATCCTGCCGGACGACCACGCCCCAGCCATACGCGGCAAAGCCCAGCGCTCCTTTTGAGGAAGAAAAAGCCACCAGCTCTTCATCACCATGGTTTATTTCTGTAAGCACCCCGTTATTACCGCTGATCAGGGCTTGCACCGCGGGCGAGCGTTTAGCCAAGGCAAGCGAGCCAAAGGGCTCGCCTGCTGAATCGCTCAGCACACGGCCCTGTTTATCGACGACTTGTAAATGCACCTGCTTGTAGCCACTTTGATTCAGATGCGCTTTAGTCGAGCTGACAATCGCATCCACCACTCTTTCATAGGAGGCAAAATTAGCCCATACGCGCACTATTTTGCCCTGAGCATTAAAGACCGGAGCCGCAAACAAAAGGCTGACTTCCGGTTGCCCCAGCGCCTGAGCAAGCAAAGG from the Iodobacter fluviatilis genome contains:
- a CDS encoding sensor domain-containing diguanylate cyclase gives rise to the protein MSTAWFSGHKAKAVITGQHTALHRLSRQLLWGLLLLGLLPLLLTGGLAYQRSELSLREKTGVYLAAQADAIIDKIDRNLFERYGDVQMIALNPNVRGSAAMTAQAADAYVRAYGFYDLMVAADMQGKIVASNTVSGDGRRIEVEKLMGRSVAETDWFKKISAGALGTGQTYYADARKDPLLAQALGQPEVSLLFAAPVFNAQGKIVRVWANFASYERVVDAIVSSTKAHLNQSGYKQVHLQVVDKQGRVLSDSAGEPFGSLALAKRSPAVQALISGNNGVLTEINHGDEELVAFSSSKGALGFAAYGWGVVVRQDTGEAFASVRELGRIVLFSLLIAIPLVIWLAVMMSGRFQRITLQREQALIRDAALQDFTSEVHRALELVENDSDAAGIVSEAIEQGLPQRSTALLMSDSSTAHLSVMSRSENYSAESGCGVKSPVQCLAFRRGQVQKFEDASALDVCRYMRGRAGGECSAVCIPLTSIGQAVGIMHIVGPARHLPDEDEMLRATAIAAHAGMRLGVLRVMSESQLQARTDPLTGLLNRRSLENQAARVLVMPEPACIAFADIDHFKRLNDSYGHDTGDRALRLFARVMKEALRPGDLVGRFGGEEFVVVFPNTDEAGGLCGLERIRAALEGRIAVAGLPVFTASFGLASAFGPVDFSELVHIADMALLEAKRTGRNKVCIAGKGSDLPIHAVDLSVASRLKPEIALPNKPDGAILQEARVKSE
- the mscL gene encoding large conductance mechanosensitive channel protein MscL — translated: MFKEFKEFAMRGNVIDLAVGIIIGAAFGKIVDSLVKDIIMPPIAMLMGKVDFANLYFLLSEGKTPAPYATLDAAQKAGAVTLNYGVFINVLISFVIVTFAVFLVIKGLNKLKREEASAPAAPAVTPEDIELLREIRDLLKK
- the rlmM gene encoding 23S rRNA (cytidine(2498)-2'-O)-methyltransferase RlmM, producing MTHAILFYCRPGFEADVEAEFSFKADIPGKWEIGQGFCIFLPKRPADWDKLYRTLECGDWVFPRQIIFVAEMLDLPPKDRLTPILTALDNLHEAHKGPWRDVWIEYPDTNDGKEISSFSRKFGALLDAKLAAKGLANQADAKARLHLFFPTLERVYIGFTRPDFSVNWPLGIPRLRMPTDAPSRSTLKLAEAFMILVPESAQVKPGMSAVDLGAAPGGWTWQMVSRGCTKIFAIDNGPMKGSMAIHPSVKHLREDGFRYRPKSPVDWLVCDMVEQPARIAALISDWLVKGHARQAIFNFKLPMKKRWNELQRCLDIIDDALDGAGIRYQIRARHLYHDREEVTCYLTKIKR